The Micropterus dolomieu isolate WLL.071019.BEF.003 ecotype Adirondacks linkage group LG22, ASM2129224v1, whole genome shotgun sequence genome contains a region encoding:
- the nr2f2 gene encoding COUP transcription factor 2 isoform X1 — translation MAMVVWRGSQDDVADTQGTLSSQTQGGLSLPTPQPGQLNLTASQVAPPTPQTPVQGPPNNTQSTPTNQTTQQSEKQPQHIECVVCGDKSSGKHYGQFTCEGCKSFFKRSVRRNLTYTCRANRNCPIDQHHRNQCQYCRLKKCLKVGMRREVSLFTAAVQRGRVPPTQPHHGQFALTNGDPLHCHSYLSGYISLLLRAEPYPTSRYGSQCMQPNNIMGIENICELAARMLFSAVEWARNIPFFPDLQITDQVALLRLTWSELFVLNAAQCSMPLHVAPLLAAAGLHASPMSADRVVAFMDHIRIFQEQVEKLKALHVDSAEYSCLKAIVLFTTDACGLSDVAHVESLQEKSQCALEEYVRSQYPNQPTRFGKLLLRLPSLRTVSSSVIEQLFFVRLVGKTPIETLIRDMLLSGSSFNWPYMSIQ, via the exons ATGGCAATGGTAGTGTGGAGAGGCTCCCAGGACGATGTGGCTGACACCCAAGGCACCCTTTCCTCGCAAACCCAAGGAGGACTATCCCTTCCCACCCCTCAACCAGGCCAGTTGAATCTGACAGCCTCTCAGGTCGCCCCTCCGACCCCTCAGACTCCGGTCCAGGGACCCCCGAACAACACACAGTCCACGCCGACGAACCAGACGACGCAGCAGTCGGAGAAGCAGCCACAGCACATTGAATGTGTGGTGTGTGGGGATAAATCGAGTGGCAAACACTATGGCCAGTTTACTTGCGAGGGGTGCAAAAGCTTCTTCAAACGGAGCGTAAGACGGAACCTCACTTACACATGCCGTGCCAACAGGAATTGTCCAATCGACCAACACCACCGCAATCAGTGTCAGTACTGCCGCCTCAAAAAATGCCTTAAAGTCGGCATGAGACGGGAAG TTTCTCTTTTTACTGCAGCCGTGCAAAGGGGACGGGTGCCACCCACACAGCCACACCACGGCCAGTTCGCCTTGACAAATGGAGACCCACTGCACTGCCATTCCTACTTATCCGGATATATCTCTCTTCTGTTGAGAGCGGAGCCCTACCCGACGTCCCGGTATGGCAGTCAGTGCATGCAGCCCAACAACATAATGGGCATCGAGAACATTTGTGAACTAGCAGCCAGGATGCTCTTCAGCGCCGTGGAGTGGGCCAGGAATATTCCCTTCTTTCCAGATCTTCAGATCACCGACCAGGTGGCTCTGCTGAGGTTGACGTGGAGTGAGTTATTTGTGCTCAACGCCGCGCAGTGCTCCATGCCCCTGCATGTGGCTCCCCTCCTGGCGGCGGCTGGCCTTCATGCCTCCCCTATGTCTGCGGACAGAGTGGTAGCCTTTATGGACCACATTAGGATCTTCCAAGAACAAGTGGAAAAGCTCAAAGCTTTGCACGTTGACTCTGCTGAATATAGCTGCTTAAAGGCTATTGTGCTCTTCACCACAG ATGCTTGTGGCCTCTCAGATGTGGCCCATGTGGAAAGTTTGCAGGAGAAGTCCCAGTGCGCCCTGGAGGAATATGTCCGGAGCCAGTATCCCAACCAGCCAACACGGTTTGGGAAGTTGTTGCTCCGCTTGCCTTCCCTTCGCACAGTCTCTTCCTCGGTCATAGAACAATTATTTTTCGTCCGATTGGTAGGTAAAACCCCAATTGAAACTCTCATCAGGGATATGTTGCTTTCGGGGAGCAGTTTTAACTGGCCTTACATGTCAATTCAGTAA
- the nr2f2 gene encoding COUP transcription factor 2 isoform X2 produces the protein MAMVVWRGSQDDVADTQGTLSSQTQGGLSLPTPQPGQLNLTASQVAPPTPQTPVQGPPNNTQSTPTNQTTQQSEKQPQHIECVVCGDKSSGKHYGQFTCEGCKSFFKRSVRRNLTYTCRANRNCPIDQHHRNQCQYCRLKKCLKVGMRREAVQRGRVPPTQPHHGQFALTNGDPLHCHSYLSGYISLLLRAEPYPTSRYGSQCMQPNNIMGIENICELAARMLFSAVEWARNIPFFPDLQITDQVALLRLTWSELFVLNAAQCSMPLHVAPLLAAAGLHASPMSADRVVAFMDHIRIFQEQVEKLKALHVDSAEYSCLKAIVLFTTDACGLSDVAHVESLQEKSQCALEEYVRSQYPNQPTRFGKLLLRLPSLRTVSSSVIEQLFFVRLVGKTPIETLIRDMLLSGSSFNWPYMSIQ, from the exons ATGGCAATGGTAGTGTGGAGAGGCTCCCAGGACGATGTGGCTGACACCCAAGGCACCCTTTCCTCGCAAACCCAAGGAGGACTATCCCTTCCCACCCCTCAACCAGGCCAGTTGAATCTGACAGCCTCTCAGGTCGCCCCTCCGACCCCTCAGACTCCGGTCCAGGGACCCCCGAACAACACACAGTCCACGCCGACGAACCAGACGACGCAGCAGTCGGAGAAGCAGCCACAGCACATTGAATGTGTGGTGTGTGGGGATAAATCGAGTGGCAAACACTATGGCCAGTTTACTTGCGAGGGGTGCAAAAGCTTCTTCAAACGGAGCGTAAGACGGAACCTCACTTACACATGCCGTGCCAACAGGAATTGTCCAATCGACCAACACCACCGCAATCAGTGTCAGTACTGCCGCCTCAAAAAATGCCTTAAAGTCGGCATGAGACGGGAAG CCGTGCAAAGGGGACGGGTGCCACCCACACAGCCACACCACGGCCAGTTCGCCTTGACAAATGGAGACCCACTGCACTGCCATTCCTACTTATCCGGATATATCTCTCTTCTGTTGAGAGCGGAGCCCTACCCGACGTCCCGGTATGGCAGTCAGTGCATGCAGCCCAACAACATAATGGGCATCGAGAACATTTGTGAACTAGCAGCCAGGATGCTCTTCAGCGCCGTGGAGTGGGCCAGGAATATTCCCTTCTTTCCAGATCTTCAGATCACCGACCAGGTGGCTCTGCTGAGGTTGACGTGGAGTGAGTTATTTGTGCTCAACGCCGCGCAGTGCTCCATGCCCCTGCATGTGGCTCCCCTCCTGGCGGCGGCTGGCCTTCATGCCTCCCCTATGTCTGCGGACAGAGTGGTAGCCTTTATGGACCACATTAGGATCTTCCAAGAACAAGTGGAAAAGCTCAAAGCTTTGCACGTTGACTCTGCTGAATATAGCTGCTTAAAGGCTATTGTGCTCTTCACCACAG ATGCTTGTGGCCTCTCAGATGTGGCCCATGTGGAAAGTTTGCAGGAGAAGTCCCAGTGCGCCCTGGAGGAATATGTCCGGAGCCAGTATCCCAACCAGCCAACACGGTTTGGGAAGTTGTTGCTCCGCTTGCCTTCCCTTCGCACAGTCTCTTCCTCGGTCATAGAACAATTATTTTTCGTCCGATTGGTAGGTAAAACCCCAATTGAAACTCTCATCAGGGATATGTTGCTTTCGGGGAGCAGTTTTAACTGGCCTTACATGTCAATTCAGTAA